Proteins encoded in a region of the Anopheles ziemanni chromosome 2, idAnoZiCoDA_A2_x.2, whole genome shotgun sequence genome:
- the LOC131281304 gene encoding ganglioside-induced differentiation-associated protein 1 — protein MSDKSFKRPSIANRDGLVLYCNQYSYFCHKVLQALHVKGIPFEKYEIDVTNDEHFSEWFLELNPRAELPVLQNGLLIVPGSSRILDYLEENFPKSKSLRMPNDADKQVLGFRKTIESLPIGVLTIGSFLHPQHTGSPKFPFILPVRQTIIARESTLADRLRTYAANYPAFGEGLSKKADFHERKRGIIASEEYFCKLLEALDEFLNNVEQYLATIDDNEQKWLCGTEVFTIVDICLGTLLYRLYVLGLEDRFWGADRKRPQLVRYFAKVCQQPSFQDVLPSKVSILRTVWINMPPVYKAGLAAVSSVLISSTLLKR, from the exons ATGTCCGATAAAAGTTTTAAACGTCCCAGCATTGCAAATCGTGATGGTTTGGTACTATATTGCAACCAGTATAGCTACTTTTGTCATAAG GTCTTGCAAGCACTGCACGTGAAAGGCATTCCCTTCGAAAAGTACGAAATCGATGTGACGAACGATGAACACTTTTCCGAATGGTTTCTCGAGCTAAACCCACGTGCTGAATTGCCCGTGTTACAAAACGGCCTACTTATTGTGCCGGGTTCGAGTCGCATTCTCGACTATCTGGAGGAAAACTTCCCCAAAT CAAAATCCCTTCGGATGCCCAACGATGCCGATAAACAAGTGCTCGGCTTCCGGAAAACGATCGAAAGCCTTCCGATTGGTGTTCTTACCATCGGTTCCTTCCTACATCCCCAGCACACGGGCAGCCCCAAGTTTCCCTTCATCCTACCGGTGCGCCAAACGATCATCGCGCGGGAAAGTACGCTTGCCGATCGGCTACGGACCTACGCGGCCAACTATCCTGCTTTCGGCGAAGGCCTTTCGAAAAAGGCCGACTTCCACGAGCGCAAACGTGGCATCATTGCGAGTGAGGAATATTTCTGCAAGCTGCTCGAGGCACTGGACGAATTTTTGAACAACGTAGAGCAATACCTAGCGACGATCGACGACAACGAGCAGAAGTGGTTGTGCGGTACGGAAGTGTTCACGATCGTCGACATCTGCCTCGGTACGTTGCTGTACAGGTTGTACGTGCTGGGACTGGAGGATCGCTTTTGGGGTGCGGACCGAAAACGTCCCCAGCTGGTGCGTTACTTTGCGAAAGTTTGCCAACAACCGTCGTTCCAGGATGTGCTTCCGTCGAAGGTGTCGATTTTACGCACCGTTTGGATCAATATGCCACCCGTGTATAAGGCAGGGCTGGCGGCAGTCTCGTCCGTTCTAATTAGCTCCACTCTACTGAAGAGATAG
- the LOC131290335 gene encoding acyl-coenzyme A diphosphatase FITM2 isoform X2: protein MANKRRPIHTPTSAGPGNATRPQMNFRQGVNDTTARSEAKGTRPTATPTSIKEVLTMMVLHVCKKIIFFDTSLKVPLYLGSLFIVSLIGDFLPFPKTYLARTDNLFNVYFVKLGWAWTLLFCLPFLAMTSVTLCCGNSQRLLRNHMPRLGIATVLWFVWTKLFNIIETSYGRCSARGFDAKSSCLKAGHLWNGFDISGHAFILIYASLVLMEEARPIIGWESIKDLLRNEEHNRSSNDSSQTSNPLKSLKDEDLKTLKYFYNRFTPTIRLLFVGMTMLQLLWDVMLVGTMLYHHRMAEKVLSGIIAVVCWFVTYRAWYPIPTVLPDPVGKGLFNYQSITRPESGLRRRASLLQNSSSSASGTGSGGQSLGGGASSSKEIPRFMGMPLYAARQPYNAGSSAAGSGASPLETGREPQGAAFI, encoded by the exons ATGGCAAACAAACGAAGGCCAATCCACACACCAACCTCTGCCGGACCCGGAAATGCAACCCGGCCACAGATGAACTTCCGGCAGGGGGTTAACGATACGACCGCACGCAGTGAAGCCAAAGGCACCCGGCCGACCGCAACGCCCACCTCGATCAAAGAGGTGCTCACCATGATGGTGCTGCATGTGTGCAAAAAGATCATCTTCTTCGACACCAGCCTTAAAGTTCCTTTGTACTTGGGCTCTTTGTTCATCGTGTCCCTGATTGGGGATTTCCTGCCCTTCCCCAAGACCTACCTCGCGCGAACCGACAATCTGTTCAACGTGTACTTCGTCAAACTCGGCTGGGCGTGGACGCTGCTGTTCTGCTTGCCATTTCTCGCCATGACGTCGGTTACACTGTGCTGCGGCAACAGTCAGCGCCTGTTGCGGAATCACATGCCACGGCTCGGCATAGCAACCGTGCTGTGGTTCGTGTGGACCAAGTTATTTAACATCATCGAAACGAGTTACGGGCGATGTAGTGCCCGTGGATTTGATGCCAAATCGAGCTGCCTCAAGGCGGGACATCTGTGGAACGGATTCGACATTTCCGGCCACGCGTTCATCCTCATTTACGCGAGTCTGGTGCTGATGGAAGAGGCCCGTCCGATCATTGGCTGGGAAAGCATCAAGGATCTGCTGCGCAATGAGGAACACAATCGCAGCAGCAACGATAGCTCGCAAACGTCCAACCCACTGAAGAGTCTGAAGGATGAAGACCTAAAgactttgaaatatttctacAACCGGTTTACGCCTACCATTCGGTTGCTGTTCGTTGGCATGACGATGCTACAGCTGCTGTGGGATGTAATGCTCGTGGGAACGATGCTGTACCATCACCGCATGGCGGAAAAAGTGCTGAGTGGCATCATAGCCGTCGTGTGCTGGTTTGTAACGTATCGTGCCTGGTACCCAATCCCGACCGTGCTACCTGATCCGGTCGGAAAAGGCCTTTTCAACTACCAATCCATCACGCGACCGGAAAGTGGCCTGCGCCGAAGGGCCAGTCTCCTTCAGAATTCCTCGAGCTCAGCTTCCGGTACCGGTTCCGGTGGCCAAAGTTTGGGAGGCGGTGCGAGCAGTAGTAAAGAGATTCCCCGATTTATGGGAATGCCATTGTACGCCGCCCGGCAGCCCTACAATGCTGGTTCGAGTGCGGCCGGGTCCGGTGCTTCGCCACTGGAGACAGGGAGGGAACCACAGGGAGCAGCGTTC ATCTAG
- the LOC131294599 gene encoding uncharacterized protein LOC131294599 encodes MCDTCEMALEKVRRASKFAQGSSRVTVPIRLQIFASDGEHKTHHSNPKELQCGICLGANLTQKEFDDHLCITYRENYICCNRDFKYQSFYNKHMLLAHGEHTNVRVKPTDGLLIGQFRAMRRQEIRCPNCAQEFPTR; translated from the exons ATGTGTGACACGTGTGAGATGGcattag aaaaggttcgccgagcgtCCAAATTCGCGcagggttcgtctcgtgtgaccgtacctattcGATTGCAAATTTTCGCTTCGGATGGAGAACACAAAACCCATCATAGTAATCCGAAAGAGCTGCAGTGTGGAATCTGTTTAGGGGCGAACCTGACTCAGAAAGAATTTGACGATCACCTTTGCATCACCTATCG CGAAAACTACATCTGCTGCAATCGTGACTTCAAGTATCAGTCCTTCTACAACAAACACATGCTGCTGGCTCATGGGGAGCACACGAACGTTCGCGTAAAACCCACCGACGGACTGCTGATCGGGCAGTTTCGAGCGATGCGC CGACAGGAGATACGATGTCCAAACTGTGCACAGGAGTTTCCTACACGGTAG
- the LOC131294600 gene encoding uncharacterized protein LOC131294600 has product MDGNSEMDPKDVVALEERLYSQFHHSYEVTSTTDGPSSSSVDNGPSRVVTKTSVVNNAQSANLQPKRKRYWGNTDGSDGGHMPSQAKPFHTIQTSLVPSEPTQKDSNNSGGVPSEPKKMYLTPYQSLLGNTLHNYKENSIILPAETNAAQVTDELTYLKKNPATNKPKPSKKVQRAMPPKRNNQLSQQPVQKKFAGLMKLADKSKDRRERFDVKKTKATATRQRNAPRVVAQIFLDSSDEDSKSRGVVSYDKIKQSESMAQSDEETDDVVIVPLPEPPKICIESSDDEVAQDSFAFPHAKKTKRKVAAPKLNSPRCVSPSNSSIMSDDFIGLPERSRLSDNLAESIPNDDELDCSIDGKRAGDSRKGKQNALLSRDQRAPSISSDGTVCTSSDTTDQEKRLQESNKGNLSPVRRDSSTVAKKADLSSKKVSSQAKGSKHPDKTPMEKLKDPSTISSPKESVKKGSSKKASSTLPAKEADGSNARPNCKSPISVALELARKHFDTDNSSDTTVHGTKKKSKKDRPSDVNQSASVNQESIASKGGSKKSPTTRTNTTSSDVDSMYQLVSAGSKAKRNTDRLELSYDSVSSESDYELTINTGPNDSLQTKEKTASNAPLEKDSSLKHASAKILPELEKMGAVSSESDYEESFVHAIKSTPKLPPKEGRKRKPKRKQYNSENYSDEDFASMLTDIVRAISDTDAEEEENEEQERQQQLGKENFPKEASDSVVTSSTVATSETASEPQKKSTKTDGPLAKKKKRSNDISLEHVADVSHSSNLNDADQTADEPIDNAVSTANTAKVVEHGYQSPKKLTNVDPGSSKKKKRLSEAVTTSNTDVSQRGPDDVNQSAEQSMVSVVEQTNTTQDRSQVAKNLPDCAWNEEMKLFYNDVWVDEDFNLASVMQKMPRGRKHWEIMQQDLYPSPPRKQPICLKCGEQGHMRFKCRNPPKPPVCYMCGEQGHQEPRCPRTICLNCGERTRNFVRGCNACARDLNMVCKLCGVRGHGQRVCPDLWRRYHSTTEDNVPLRGQYHINMKTKYCCICCKQGHQAHACTAAYRIFGQALPTIHIKSYLPAYRGYQPHNERSQSEPEAGPRYNLFSDQANECELNLHDLAENPNGFYYRFVKSSGLIEKQQLRMNQEREAQFKVISHLQEQNHQQHQCHQQEQQQQPQHDQEQRIEDSRPIFHESLNEFKTQQQNAPEQFQNEKIPIDVQSAMQTEDSNYSFSVLAEEAELVEKNNAPQEPVETNLQLDHPDVSSVESGLQTESVAASSMPDFIPLSSEPSPPAHPATPADATESSDVTDGKVYLTKQHAKALLSDRGSIFVKEAAEKHSLKLSITFESVGNVLLICGTPNAQDLFHTELVHFLGQGDADTVNKALIAQNAIPRKVRKALYYVTEKLLQLTNAYGDVKALFSAYESAKPNDKKAQKLRCQLNMVLFGQFGLREGKKHLGTLRHHVLQMMNSKDTLLDPNHRNVIWEACMYIFSTYDHTEYKELVNEYEELRRTSQLHKFSWSDLQFQEFPGGLSLLCRLSKDPALYEMYANPGNGSNSRLLYDEQVPSAREDILLNTYDQTIDTDRLNSLDNATRDFQDDQTSPAIPDVPVDENQFCRHGRHGYATRQKRSQSEGRSQTSPAIPDVPVDENQFWRHGRQFYATLQKRSQTVKPGKALQTIQQIHRLMRKVDPPNKKFMSNHLKHLESMMPMYNGLLPNREMHQLFKMRAALKKHQTEVKRRAKAMRLAKSYTY; this is encoded by the exons ATG GATGGGAATAGTGAAATGGATCCGAAAGACGTGGTTGCGCTCGAGGAACGTCTGTATTCACAATTTCATCATTCGTACGAAGTAACGTCGACTACGGATGGACCTTCGAGTAGCAGTGTAGATAATGGCCCTTCGCGAGTCGTTACGAAAACGTCGGTTGTGAACAATGCGCAATCGGCAAATTTGCAACCCAAAAGGAAACGCTATTGGGGCAACACGGATGGATCAGACGGTGGTCATATGCCATCACAAGCAAAGCCATTCCATACCATCCAAACGTCATTGGTACCATCGGAGCCTACACAAAAAGATAGCAATAATTCTGGAGGTGTGCCGAGTGAACCTAAAAAAATGTACTTAACGCCTTACCAATCGTTGCTAGGAAATACCTTACACAACTACAAGGAAAATAGCATTATCCTACCAGCAGAAACCAATGCAGCCCAGGTTACAGATGAACTAACCTATTTGAAAAAGAATCCAGCTACCAATAAGCCCAAACCTTCGAAGAAAGTACAGAGAGCAATGCCCCCCAAAAGGAACAATCAATTATCGCAACAACCGGTGCAAAAAAAATTTGCCGGATTGATGAAATTGGCGGATAAAAGCAAAGACCGAAGGGAAAGATTTGATgtgaaaaaaaccaaagcaaCAGCAACTCGTCAACGCAATGCTCCAAGGGTTGTGGCGCAAATCTTCCTTGATTCGTCCGATGAGGATTCTAAATCCCGTGGCGTGGTTTCGtatgataaaatcaaacaaagcgAATCTATGGCACAGTCTGACGAGGAGACCGATGATGTTGTAATAGTACCATTGCCTGAACCGCCGAAAATTTGCATCGAGTCTAGCGACGATGAGGTGGCGCAAGATAGCTTTGCCTTTCCGCACGCCAAAAAGACGAAAAGGAAGGTCGCGGCGCCAAAACTCAATTCGCCACGTTGTGTTAGTCCTTCGAACAGTTCAATAATGTCGGACGATTTCATTGGTCTTCCTGAACGTTCGCGATTAAGCGACAACCTTGCTGAAAGCATCCCAAATGACGATGAGTTAGATTGTTCAATTGACGGGAAACGTGCTGGAGATTCTCGCAAAGGAAAGCAGAACGCTCTGCTTTCACGAGATCAAAGAGCTCCGTCCATCTCGTCGGATGGTACGGTTTGTACAAGTAGCGATACGACCGATCAAGAAAAGCGCCTCCAGGAATCCAATAAGGGTAATTTGTCGCCAGTACGCCGAGACAGCAGTACCGTTGCGAAAAAGGCTGATCTAAGCAGCAAAAAAGTTTCATCACAGGCGAAGGGATCCAAACACCCGGACAAAACGCCAATGGAGAAATTAAAAGATCCATCTACGATCTCCTCACCGAAAGAGTCGGTGAAAAAAGGTTCATCTAAAAAGGCTTCTTCCACCCTGCCTGCCAAAGAGGCGGATGGATCCAACGCAAGACCAAATTGTAAATCTCCAATAAGTGTTGCCCTAGAACTGGCTCGCAAACACTTCGACACGGACAATTCGTCCGACACTACAGTACACggtacaaaaaagaaatcgaaaaaagATCGTCCATCTGATGTCAACCAATCTGCCTCGGTTAATCAAGAATCGATTGCCTCCAAGGGCGGAAGTAAAAAAAGCCCAACGACACGAACAAACACTACCTCCTCTGATGTTGATAGCATGTATCAGTTGGTTTCAGCTGGGTcaaaagcgaaacgaaatACGGATCGTTTGGAGCTTAGTTATGATAGCGTGTCATCTGAAAGTGACTACGAACTTACAATAAACACTGGGCCTAATGACAGCTTGCAGactaaagaaaaaacagcTTCCAATGCCCCGCTGGAGAAGGACTCCTCATTAAAACATGCCTCCGCCAAGATTTTGCCAGAGCTGGAGAAAATGGGTGCCGTTTCCTCGGAAAGCGATTATGAGGAAAGCTTCGTGCACGCAATAAAAAGTACGCCGAAGTTGCccccgaaggaaggaagaaagcgAAAACCCAAAAGAAAGCAATATAATTCGGAAAATTATTCCGATGAAGACTTCGCAAGCATGTTAACAGACATAGTGCGTGCCATTTCGGATACGGATgcggaggaagaggagaatgaAGAACAGGAACGCCAACAGCAGCTAGGTAAAGAAAATTTCCCTAAGGAAGCTTCTGATAGCGTTGTTACCAGCAGCACAGTCGCCACCTCGGAGACCGCTAGTGAACCACAGAAAAAGAGTACCAAAACTGACGGTCCAttggcgaagaaaaagaaacgatctAATGATATTTCGCTTGAACATGTCGCTGACGTTTCGCATTCAAGTAACCTAAACGATGCAGACCAAACGGCAGATGAACCGATAGATAACGCAGTCTCTACAGCCAACACTGCAAAAGTTGTCGAGCATGGCTATCAATCACCGAAAAAGCTCACCAATGTCGATCCAGGCTCatctaaaaaaaagaaaagattgaGTGAGGCGGTTACAACCAGCAATACCGATGTGAgtcagcgtggaccagatgatgTAAACCAGAGTGCGGAACAGAGCATGGTCTCCGTtgtagaacaaacaaacaccactCAAGATCGGTCGCAGGTTGCTAAAAATCTGCCAGATTGTGCCTGGAACGAAGAGATGAAATTATTCTACAACGACGTTTGGGTGGATGAAGATTTCAATTTGGCTTCAGTAATGCAAAAGATGCCAC GGGGAAGAAAACACTGGGAAATTATGCAGCAAGATCTGTATCCGAGTCCACCCCGTAAGCAGCCCATATGCCTAAAATGTGGCGAACAAGGTCACATGCGGTTCAAGTGTCGAAACCCTCCGAAACCGCCCGTTTGCTACATGTGCGGTGAACAAGGCCACCAAGAGCCACGATGTCCTagaacaatttgtttgaat TGCGGCGAAAGGACGCGCAATTTCGTGCGAGGTTGTAATGCCTGCGCCAGGGATCTCAATATGGTTTGCAAACTTTGCGGTGTACGCGGACATGGGCAGCGGGTTTGTCCGGATCTGTGGCGCCGGTACCACAGTACG ACGGAAGATAACGTACCGCTCAGGGGACAGTATCACATCAACATGAAAACGAAGTACTGCTGCATCTGCTGCAAGCAAGGCCACCAGGCCCACGCATGCACCGCGGCGTATCGCATTTTCGGTCAGGCATTACCGACGATTCACATCAAGTCTTACCTGCCGGCTTACCGGGGATACCAGCCGCATAACGAACGAAGTCAGTCCGAACCGGAAGCTGGTCCGCGCTACAATCTGTTCAGTGACCAGGCAAACGAGTGCGAACTGAATCTCCACGATCTTGCGGAAAACCCGAACGGATTCTACTATCGATTTGTTAAATCTTCCGGATTGATAGAAAAACAACAGTTACGTATGAATCAAGAAAGAGAAGCTCAATTCAAGGTCATCTCTCATTTGCAAGAACAAAACCACCAGCAACACCAATGTCATCagcaagaacaacaacaacaaccacaacatgACCAGGAACAGCGCATTGAGGATAGCAGACCGATATTCCATGAATCACTAAACGAGTTTAAAACCCAACAACAAAATGCTCCGGAACAAtttcaaaatgaaaagatCCCAATTGATGTTCAATCTGCTATGCAAACTGAAGATTCGAACTATAGTTTTTCGGTACtcgcagaagaagcagaactggtagaaaaaaataacgccCCGCAAGAGCCTGTTGAAACGAATCTGCAACTGGATCACCCTGATGTATCAAGTGTTGAATCGGGTTTGCAGACCGAGAGCGTTGCAGCATCATCGATGCCCGACTTTATTCCGCTCAGTTCTGAGCCATCTCCGCCGGCACACCCAGCGACGCCAGCAGATGCTACGGAAAGTTCGGACGTAACGGACGGGAAAGTGTACCTTACCAAACAGCACGCCAAGGCACTGCTCTCGGATCGTGGTAGCATTTTTGTGAAGGAGGCAGCCGAAAAGCATTCACTTAAATTATCCATTACCTTCGAATCGGTTGGGAATGTACTGCTAATATGCGGTACACCGAATGCACAAGATCTATTTCACACAGAGTTAGTGCACTTTCTGGGACAAGGCGATGCAGATACTGTAAACAAAGCCTTGATTGCACAAAATGCAATACCCCGGAAAGTGAGAAAGGCATTGTATTATGTGACCGAAAAGTTGCTGCAGCTAACGAATGCTTATGGAGACGTGAAGGCACTGTTCAGCGCATACGAATCTGCTAAACCGAACgataaaaaagcacaaaagCTGCGATGCCAGCTGAACATGGTGCTGTTCGGGCAGTTTGGCCTACGTGAGGGTAAAAAACATCTGGGTACGCTGCGCCATCACGTGTTGCAAATGATGAATTCCAAGGATACATTATTGGACCCGAACCACCGTAATGTTATCTGGGAAGCATGTATGTACATATTCTCCACGTACGATCACACCGAGTACAAAGAGTTAGTCAACGAATATGAAGAGCTGCGCCGAACCAGTCAACTTCATAAATTTTCGTGGTCCGACTTGCAGTTTCAAGAGTTCCCTGGCGGCTTAAGTTTGTTATGCCGATTGAGCAAAGATCCTGCCCTCTACGAAATGTATGCCAATCCAGGGAATGGATCAAACAGTAGACTACTTTATGATGAACAGGTCCCGAGTGCCAGAGAGGATATTTTACTGAACACTTACGATCAGACGATCGACACGGACCGGCTCAACAGTCTCGATAACGCTACTCGAGACTTTCAGGACGACCAAACGAGCCCTGCGATTCCGGACGTACCAGTTGATGAAAATCAATTCTGTAGACATGGAAGGCATGGTTATGCTACCCGGCAAAAAAGAAGTCAATCGGAAGGAAGAAGCCAAACGAGCCCTGCGATTCCGGACGTACCAGTTGATGAAAATCAATTCTGGAGACATGGAAGGCAATTTTATGCTACCCTGCAAAAAAGAAGTCAAACGGTGAAACCAGGAAAAGCTTTGCAGACAATTCAACAAATACACAGACTGATGCGTAAAGTAGATCCACCGAATAAGAAATTCATGTCGAACCATTTGAAACATCTGGAGAGTATGATGCCGATGTACAACGGACTGTTACCTAACAGAGAAATGCATCAACTATTTAAGATGCGTGCCGCGCTGAAGAAACACCAAACAGAAGTAAAACGTCGCGCCAAGGCAATGCGTTTAGCGAAAAGCTAcacatattaa
- the LOC131284093 gene encoding eukaryotic translation initiation factor 3 subunit L: MYSNEEVWEGGYDEYGYEMGMPEDPIYDRGYFPMHEDVKKFLVYFCSVIKDGVVYEIQNLYENTFPKLSEQHFEKKAWPSEDEVAHLVDNDNLFLILYKELYYRHLHARIQGGPSLEQRLNSFYNYCNFFNYILPSKEPVQLELPDIWLWELIDEFVYQFQNFAQYRARLTDKSEEEMDMLLNNNSKVWNILCILNVLHSLVSMSKIKDQLEAAAAGKDPEEVAGEFGRHSFYKMLGYFSLVGLLRVHSLLGDYHQAIKVLEPIELHKKSQYSHIPACQISTSYYVGFAYMMMRRYSDAIRTFSSILLYIQRTKQLYSARSYQNDQINKQTDQMYHLLAICLVLHPQCVDESLQQVLREKNYHDNMYKMQCGDLDVFRNFFVFACPKFVSPVPPPPDAPIEDYVKEALEHQINVFMDEVRQQQELPTIRSYLKLYTTLPMMKLASFMDHLPRDEVDKQKLENLLTRLLCFKHKMKNVVWTKGASGLEGKFQSGSELDFYIDKDMIHIADTKVSHRYGDFFIRKIMKFEDLNRRLHAIKG, encoded by the exons ATGTATTCCAACGAAGAAGTGTGGGAAGGC GGATACGATGAGTACGGCTACGAGATGGGAATGCCGGAGGATCCCATCTACGATCGCGGCTATTTCCCGATGCACGAGGACGTTAAGAAGTTCCTGGTGTACTTTTGCAGTGTCATCAAGGATGGTGTGGTGTACGAGATACAAAATCTGTACGAAAACACCTTCCCGAAGCTGAGCGAGCAGCACTTCGAGAAGAAGGCCTGGCCAAGCGAGGATGAGGTGGCCCATTTGGTGGACAATGACAATTTGTTCTTGATTCTGTACAAGGAGCTGTACTATCGCCACTTGCATGCGCGCATCCAGGGTGGCCCGTCGTTGGAGCAACGGTTGAACTCGTTCTACAACTACTGCAACTTTTTCAACTACATTCTTCCCTCGAAGGAACCGGTACAGCTGGAGCTGCCCGACATCTGGCTCTGGGAGCTGATCGACGAGTTCGTCTATCAGTTCCAAAACTTTGCCCAGTATCGGGCCCGGCTGACGGACAAGTCGGAGGAAGAGATGGACATGCTGctgaacaacaacagcaaggtGTGGAACATCCTGTGCATCCTGAACGTGTTGCATTCGCTCGTGTCGATGTCGAAAATCAAGGACCAGCTGGAGGCCGCCGCTGCTGGCAAGGACCCAGAGGAGGTCGCCGGTGAATTTGGGCGCCATTCGTTCTACAAGATGCTGGGATACTTTAGCCTGGTAGGACTGCTGCGTGTGCACTCGCTGCTGGGAGACTATCATCAAGCGATCAAAGTGCTGGAGCCAATCGAGCTGCACAAGAAGAGCCAGTATTCGCACATTCCGGCGTGCCAGATCAGTACGTCGTACTACGTCGGTTTCGCGTACATGATGATGCGTCGCTACTCGGACGCTATCCGTACGTTCTCCTCGATCCTGCTGTACATCCAGCGCACCAAGCAGCTGTACAGCGCCCGTTCGTACCAGAACGATCAAATTAACAAGCAGACCGATCAGATGTATCACCTGCTTGCCATCTGTCTGGTGCTGCACCCACAGTGCGTCGATGAATCCCTCCAGCAGGTGCTGCGCGAGAAGAACTACCACGACAACATGTACAAGATGCAGTGCGGTGATCTGGACGTTTTCCGCAACTTTTTCGTCTTCGCTTGTCCGAAGTTCGTATCGCCCGTTCCCCCGCCGCCGGACGCACCGATCGAGGACTACGTGAAGGAGGCCCTGGAGCACCAAATCAACGTGTTCATGGACGAGGTGCGTCAGCAGCAGGAACTACCGACGATTCGTTCCTACTTGAAGCTCTACACGACGCTGCCGATGATGAAGCTTGCCTCGTTCATGGACCACCTGCCACGCGACGAGGTCGACAAGCAGAAGCTGGAGAATCTACTTACCCGCCTGCTTTGCTTCAAGCACAAGATGAAAAACGTCGTGTGGACAAAGGGAGCTAGTGGTTTGGAAGGGAAATTCCAGTCCGGCTCGGAGTTGGACTTCTACATCGACAAGGACATGATTCACATCGCCGACACCAAAGTGTCCCACCGTTACGGTGACTTTTTCATTCgcaaaataatgaaatttgaaGATCTTAACCGACGTCTGCATGCCATCAAGGGTTAA
- the LOC131290335 gene encoding acyl-coenzyme A diphosphatase FITM2 isoform X1, whose protein sequence is MANKRRPIHTPTSAGPGNATRPQMNFRQGVNDTTARSEAKGTRPTATPTSIKEVLTMMVLHVCKKIIFFDTSLKVPLYLGSLFIVSLIGDFLPFPKTYLARTDNLFNVYFVKLGWAWTLLFCLPFLAMTSVTLCCGNSQRLLRNHMPRLGIATVLWFVWTKLFNIIETSYGRCSARGFDAKSSCLKAGHLWNGFDISGHAFILIYASLVLMEEARPIIGWESIKDLLRNEEHNRSSNDSSQTSNPLKSLKDEDLKTLKYFYNRFTPTIRLLFVGMTMLQLLWDVMLVGTMLYHHRMAEKVLSGIIAVVCWFVTYRAWYPIPTVLPDPVGKGLFNYQSITRPESGLRRRASLLQNSSSSASGTGSGGQSLGGGASSSKEIPRFMGMPLYAARQPYNAGSSAAGSGASPLETGREPQGAAFVSSHIYGSRVGSTGGISSSSNNYSNADFNHPSYARYRSRFERFES, encoded by the coding sequence ATGGCAAACAAACGAAGGCCAATCCACACACCAACCTCTGCCGGACCCGGAAATGCAACCCGGCCACAGATGAACTTCCGGCAGGGGGTTAACGATACGACCGCACGCAGTGAAGCCAAAGGCACCCGGCCGACCGCAACGCCCACCTCGATCAAAGAGGTGCTCACCATGATGGTGCTGCATGTGTGCAAAAAGATCATCTTCTTCGACACCAGCCTTAAAGTTCCTTTGTACTTGGGCTCTTTGTTCATCGTGTCCCTGATTGGGGATTTCCTGCCCTTCCCCAAGACCTACCTCGCGCGAACCGACAATCTGTTCAACGTGTACTTCGTCAAACTCGGCTGGGCGTGGACGCTGCTGTTCTGCTTGCCATTTCTCGCCATGACGTCGGTTACACTGTGCTGCGGCAACAGTCAGCGCCTGTTGCGGAATCACATGCCACGGCTCGGCATAGCAACCGTGCTGTGGTTCGTGTGGACCAAGTTATTTAACATCATCGAAACGAGTTACGGGCGATGTAGTGCCCGTGGATTTGATGCCAAATCGAGCTGCCTCAAGGCGGGACATCTGTGGAACGGATTCGACATTTCCGGCCACGCGTTCATCCTCATTTACGCGAGTCTGGTGCTGATGGAAGAGGCCCGTCCGATCATTGGCTGGGAAAGCATCAAGGATCTGCTGCGCAATGAGGAACACAATCGCAGCAGCAACGATAGCTCGCAAACGTCCAACCCACTGAAGAGTCTGAAGGATGAAGACCTAAAgactttgaaatatttctacAACCGGTTTACGCCTACCATTCGGTTGCTGTTCGTTGGCATGACGATGCTACAGCTGCTGTGGGATGTAATGCTCGTGGGAACGATGCTGTACCATCACCGCATGGCGGAAAAAGTGCTGAGTGGCATCATAGCCGTCGTGTGCTGGTTTGTAACGTATCGTGCCTGGTACCCAATCCCGACCGTGCTACCTGATCCGGTCGGAAAAGGCCTTTTCAACTACCAATCCATCACGCGACCGGAAAGTGGCCTGCGCCGAAGGGCCAGTCTCCTTCAGAATTCCTCGAGCTCAGCTTCCGGTACCGGTTCCGGTGGCCAAAGTTTGGGAGGCGGTGCGAGCAGTAGTAAAGAGATTCCCCGATTTATGGGAATGCCATTGTACGCCGCCCGGCAGCCCTACAATGCTGGTTCGAGTGCGGCCGGGTCCGGTGCTTCGCCACTGGAGACAGGGAGGGAACCACAGGGAGCAGCGTTCGTAAGTAGCCATATCTACGGATCGCGTGTAGGATCTACCGGGGGAATTAGCAGTAGTAGTAACAACTACAGTAACGCCGACTTTAACCATCCTTCTTATGCGCGCTATCGTAGCCGATTCGAACGTTTCGAATCATAG